The genomic region GGTGGCCAGCTCCTCGTGGGGGCAGTCCTGGCCCTGAAACTTCGTGTTCACCGCTGCTCCCCGAGGTCACGGTCCTGGTCGTTGCCGCCGGTCAGCAGGGTGCGCAGCCGGCGAACCGCGGCGAACATCCGCGACTTCACCGTGCCGAGCGGGACGCCGGTCAGCGCGGCCACCTCGCACTGGGTGTAGCCGCCGTAGTAGGCCAGCACGAGGACTTCCCGCTGGTCCTGGCTGAGCTCGCCGAGTGCGCCGCGCACCTGCTCGCCCAGCACGCCGGTGATCGCCGCAGCGTCCGCGCCCGGCGCCTCGCGCTCGCCGGTGATGGCCTGTTCGGCCTGCGCGGCCGAACGTTTGCGCTGGGTGTTCTCCCTGCGCACGGCGTCCACCGCGCGGTGGTGCACCACGGTCAGCAGCCAGGTGCCGACGCTGCCCCGCTCGGCCTGGTAGCGGCCGGGGTCGCGCCACAGTGTGAGGAAAGCCTCTTGCACGACATCCTCGGCGAGCTGGGTGTCGACACAGACACGTTTGGCCAACGAGTACGCCTGTCGGCAGTACCGGTCGTACAGGCTTGCGAACGCTACGCGGTCGCCTTCCGCCAACCGGGTGACGAGCTCGCGGTCGGTCACTCCTCCGGCGGGCCGCCCGTCCTGTTCGGCGGTGCTAGCGTGGTCGAGCCGTGCAGCCGGGTATCTCGGCCGATCAGCAACCAAGGGGTTCCTCACATCCAGCGTTCGCACGAGGGCGCGGACCGGTTCAGGCTAGACCTCGAAACCAAATCCAGACACGATGACTGACCACTCAGCGCAACGCTCTGGTCGCCCACCGAAGTAGTTCTGCCCCGGATGGGTGATCTATCGGCCATAGGCGAGCGCAACTGGCCACTCCCACGTCACAAATACAACGCATGGCCGTTCCTAGGGCGGCAGGCAACGGCAGCAGTGCAGGAAGGCGGGCGACGATGCGCAACGACCATGTGACCCTCCGTTCCACGGCGGTCTTCGACCTCCTGGCCCCGCGGACCCCCGCGGTCCCGGTCCAGGTCGAGCTTCGCTACGACACCCGCGACCCGTACGCGGTGGTGGCCGCCTTCCGGACCGGGCGCACCGGCTGGGTCGACTGGGTCTTCTCGCGCGATCTGCTCGCCGACGGCCTCATCGCCGACGCCGGTGACGGCGACGTGCGCATCCGCCCGGCCGTGGACGACCCCGAGGTGGTCGTGATCGAGCTCAGCTCCCCGTCCGGCCACGCCATGTTCGAGGCCTCCGCCCAGGAGCTCGCCGACTTCCTGGACCGCACCTACGACCTGGCCGCCCCTGGCAACGAGAACCTGTGGGTCAACATGGACGAGGCCCTCTCCCAGTTGCTCTCCAACGACCTGAGCTGAGGAAACGGCGCGCGGTGCGGCGCGCGCCCGCGGTGGGGGACCCCCGATTTGATCCGGCTCCCCCTCGTCCGATAAGGTTCTCCTCGTTGGACGGCAAGAGCGGAAACCCCCGGTAACACAGGGGGAAGCAGCACGGAAACTTCGCCTCGCCGAACACATGCGGATGTAGCGCAGCTGGTAGCGCATCACCTTGCCAAGGTGAGGGTCGCGGGTTCGAGTCCCGTCATCCGCTCTGGGCGGCTCGTTCACGGGCCGGACCTCTGTAGGGTCGTGATCTTCGGAGCGCGGCTTCCCACAGGGAACGGCGGAGTGGCCGAGTGGCTTAGGCAAGGGCCTGCAAAGCCCTGTACGCGGGTTCGATTCCCGCCTCCGCCTCGGACGATTAGCTCAGCGGGAGAGCACTACCTTGACACGGTAGGGGTCACTGGTTCAATCCCAGTATCGTCCACCAGTTATATTTGCAGTTCAGGGCCTTGTAGATGATTCTTGTCTGCAAGGCTCTTCTTCTGTGATCACAGAGTTCCACGTGGCTCAAGCGGTCGCCTCGACCCTTTCCGCAGGTCACAGCGTCCGCACGAGCACTACCTAGCCACAGTGGCGTTCTCGGCAAATGCGCATGCTTCAGTCCGAACAATCACAGGTCAGGTGCATTGCACATGATCTTCGCCAGTTCGGATGTCCTGATATGGCCATTCGCCCTCCGCAGGTGAACTTCGCCACTTGGATGCTCCATCGCCTGGCCTGCTACGTGGATCGATCGTGACGCTCACCCACCCGGAAGCAGCCAGCGTTCCGACCCCTAGCCGACAAACCTGGAACAGGCCGATCGGACGTAGGGTTCGGGCTCGCAGATGTTCGCTCTCGGCTCCGACCTCAGCGGGCCCGCCGCCAGCCGCAGCGAAGCGAGCCTTCGATGGTTCCGGCTCAGCCTTGCCCACACGGGCCAAAGCAGCCGCGAGGCTTCAATTGGCGATCGGAGAAGCGGCCACCAGTCGGTTGGACGATTACCGTCAGTTGGTGCAGAGCCTTGACACCTCATGGCGAGTTCGGCGGCATGAGGGGAGCCCAGTTCTCGGCAGAGGGTTAGGTCTTCCCGCCAGTGGCGCTTCGCTTCCGCCAAGCGGGCGCAGCACCGAAGCGGTGTTGACCAGGGCGTTGCTGCCGACGTGGCCGCCGCCGAGGTGAGTGAACAGCCCGCCTACCCGCTCATAGTGGAACAGCGCCTCGGTCCAACGACCCATCGCTGTCAGCGCCACGCCGAGATTGTTGCGCGTCACCGCCTCGGCCCGGCTGGTCCTGCGAGCGCAGGACCGCCCAAAGGGCTTGTCCGTGGGCCTCCGGCGAGCCGCCCACCTGTTTGGTCAGATAGAGGTTTGGTGCGTAGCACATGGGCGAAGTGCTCACGGTGGACGTTCAAGTCCTCCTTGTCGAGCTTGCACAGGATGATCATGATGGCTTCCTCAACGCGCAGCCACGCTCACTCGGACTCTTTGTCCGCGAAGGACTTCTCGGCCGATGGCTCGCCGACGAGCGGTATCCGGTGGGATCAGGACCAGGTCGGTATGTGCTGCGGCGTGGTGGCACGAGCCGTTCGTGAAGCGGCGTGGCACCCTTGGACTCAAAACCAGCGAAGTCGCCGTTCGGCGGTCGCCTACGTTCGTGCAGTGTGCAGCCAGGCTGGGATGGGCTCCCGGGAGACCAGCCCGGACGAGGAGTCCTCGCTCTCGACGCTAGCGTCGAGTATGCGGTCGCCCGCGCGGGGGCAGGTGAAATGCACCAGCGTGACCACCGCATCGTGTTGAGCGAACTGCCCCGTGTCGGCGAACACGGCTATGGGCTCGGTGCCACCACATGAGTCGCCAGTGCCCTGATCGGCCGGAAACGCTTGCCTGCAAAGAAACCTCGCGCGCGATCGCAGTCCCCGCATCAACCCTTCCTAACGAACGGAAGCCTCACCTCAAGCCATCGGGCCGGCGGTGCTGGCGAGGACATCGAAGATCGGCTTGACCGTCGGCCATGTGGCGACACTTGCTGACGCGTATACGACGTAGTCGATGCCGTTGAGCCGCCAGAACCGCCCCATCGCGTGCTTCCGACCGCCGTCCTTGTCATAGAGGAACTCCCACTCCACCGTCTCCACCACCGCGGACGTCGATGACACGCGCTCCAGCCTGAGGCGTTGATACCCCTGGCGGATACCGGAGTTGTCCGTCTCGTTTCCCGCTACCGACTGCAGCAGCGAACCAGGGGCCGAGTCACTACCGCCGAACCGAAGCAGGTCACCGCGATTGGTCGGGCTGTCCGCCTGTTGGCTCGACGGCATCGCACCGGGACTCACCGGCCAGTCCACCGGGATCACGACGCGGATGCGTTCCGGCCCGGCCACCCTCCGATAGCCGACCGGCACGTCGTCCGACGCCGAGATGGTTACCGTCGTCGGCCGGCCCGTGGTAGTCGGCGTCCACCCAGTCGTCAACGAGGGCTCGGCAGTCCGGTACGCGGTAGGTGTCGTGGTGAGCGCGGTAGACGCGACGGACGAAGTCTCCCCCGCGGTCACCTCCTGTTGGCCTCGCACCGCGACGACGGTCACGACGGCCACCACCGCCAGGAACGCGACGGCACCCGTCACCAGCGCAATTGGCACAACCTTGCCTCGCCCAGGCGGCTTGGACGGCGGCGAGGGCCAGGGTGGCACGGACTGCGGCGGGGTCACCTCGCCCGTGTGCGCACCCCACAGCGGGGTGCCTTCGGCGCGTGGACCGTCAGTATTTCCTGAGTCATTCACGTTACACACCTCATCCCATCATCCCGGCGCGGGGACCGCTCGTCGCGCTCACTTCCCAACGCGACCTTTACCAGACACAATAGTCTTCGCACGTCCCAACATTTCCTTTCTCACGCAAGGAGCCTGTCGTGGCGAACTCTTGCAACACTTGCGGAAACCCACTGAGCAGTAATGACCTGCACTGCCCCGGCTGCGGCGCCGGTTCAGCCGGTCCCTCACCTCCACAAAAAGTGAGCAGGACACGCATTCCACTGGAGCACATCTCGCCTCCTCTCTCGAAAAATGCGATCCACATTCCGGGGCGCGCCGTGATCGGAACCGTGATCGACATCGGCGCCGTCCGTCAAGAACCTGTCGTGGAACGGACGACAGTGCTCCTCCTGCGCTTCGGCATGGTTCTGACGGCCGGCGGACTGCTGGCCGCGGCACCGCTCGGCGGAGCGGTGCTGCTCGCCAGGGCGGCCGCGGCGACCGCGGCCTGCCTAGTGCTCGCCATCGGGCTCGGCGTCGCGCTGCGCGCCGCGTTGCCCGCCGAGATCCGACGAGACGTGCCGCCGGCGCGGTGGTCATTGACCCTGCCCGTTCGCGCGGAGATCCGGAAATTCACTAGAGAAGTGCAGGTCATGACACTGAAAGAGCTCTCGGGCGCGGAGCACCGATGCTCTGCACCCGGCTGGTTCAGTCCCACACCGCCGAAGCGGGGTGACATCGTCGACGTGTACGGCAGGCGTACTCGGTCCGGCACGGTGATAGTCCGCCACCTGGTCGCCACGGCGACAGGCCAGACGATGGTGGTTCGACTTCGCCTCCGGGAAGTCTCCACGCAGGTCACCACGATGGCCCTGGCGGCGCTGTGGACGGTCACTGGCGTGGCCCTGTGCGCGCTTCTCGTACTCGGCTGACGTCCGTTGTAATGAACCGGACCGGCCGGACGACGACCCTGCTGACAACAAAAATCGAATCAGTCCACACAAACTCGAGGGCGGGAGTTGCAACGTGCCTCGGCCATTGATCAATGCAAAAATGACGGCGCTCGGCCCACGGGCGCCGAGCGTCCGGACGACGTCCCGGACAGAGCGGATTAGCCGATTGCAAAAAAGATCGAATCGTTACATGGACGCGATCAAAGCGCTCGACAGCGGCGGCCGACTGGGCACCGCAGAAGTGCGGGAACTGGTCGACGGAATCCGCCAGGAATTCGAGGCCCAATACTGCTCCACACCGGTCGGCATCGTCGGCAAGTGTTATCTCGGCGAGCCGTTCGAGGTGCACACCCTGGCCCTGGACGGCGGGATCATCGAGCACTACCGGACCGGCGAGCCAGTGCCTGGCGGCCTGGAGCGAGCTAGGGCACTGGCCATCTCGCCGGTCTACCTGGCGATCGAGGTCTACAACGATCGGATGGTGTGCATCCGGACAGACGGCACGACCGCCGTGCTGGAGGGGGAAGCGTGAACTCCGTCCACGTCCCGCAGTTGAGCGCCCTCACCAAGGCGGTCGACAACGTCACCAACGCCACCATCCGGCTCGCGGAAGAGCAGGAGAAGATCCAACACTCAGTCAACGTCGTCCACACCAAGCAGGACCAGGCAGCTCGGCAACTGAGCGTGTTGCAGACCGCGTTCGACCAGCTCGCCCGCGAGCAGCTGCGGCAGCACTACCTTCAGGTCGCGCACACCAAGATCGTCGAGGTCCGGCAGACGC from Crossiella sp. CA-258035 harbors:
- a CDS encoding sigma-70 family RNA polymerase sigma factor, whose amino-acid sequence is MRTLDVRNPLVADRPRYPAARLDHASTAEQDGRPAGGVTDRELVTRLAEGDRVAFASLYDRYCRQAYSLAKRVCVDTQLAEDVVQEAFLTLWRDPGRYQAERGSVGTWLLTVVHHRAVDAVRRENTQRKRSAAQAEQAITGEREAPGADAAAITGVLGEQVRGALGELSQDQREVLVLAYYGGYTQCEVAALTGVPLGTVKSRMFAAVRRLRTLLTGGNDQDRDLGEQR
- a CDS encoding SsgA family sporulation/cell division regulator, yielding MRNDHVTLRSTAVFDLLAPRTPAVPVQVELRYDTRDPYAVVAAFRTGRTGWVDWVFSRDLLADGLIADAGDGDVRIRPAVDDPEVVVIELSSPSGHAMFEASAQELADFLDRTYDLAAPGNENLWVNMDEALSQLLSNDLS